Proteins found in one Populus alba chromosome 14, ASM523922v2, whole genome shotgun sequence genomic segment:
- the LOC118040894 gene encoding amino acid transporter AVT1H codes for MWNQIRKSFRKLLCPESADCLSHRSIQVASESVHGEKLVPQRVTCDACVEENKGSKCDHDTQDLKSAVVNEAEVEHHTDQANSSFAHSVINMIGMLIGLGQLSTPYALENGGWVSAFLLAGLGVICAYTSHLLGKCLAKSPKSRSYTDIGQHAFGSNGRFLAATFIYLEIFMALVSYTISLHDNLITVFAGTQLRLPIWAKLYKSQLLTLTGVLVALPSLWLRDLSSISFLSSGGILMSIVIFTSVACTAIFQVVKANHSIPALHLHKIPAISGLYIFSYAGHIVFPDLYKSMKDPSKFTMVSIVSFASVTALYASLAFMGARLFGPEVSSQITLSMPRHHIITKIALWATVLTPMTKYALEFAPFAIQLEHNLPNSISSRTKTVIRGAVGSFLLLVILALALSVPYFEHVLSLTGSLVSVSICIVFPCAFYIKLSWAQISKPVLTLNVILLVFGLLLGVFGTISSSKLLITSLERARHT; via the exons ATGTGGAACCAGATACGGAAGTCCTTCAGGAAATTACTCTGCCCTGAATCTGCAGATTGTCTCTCCCACCGGAGCATTCAAGTTGCGAGTGAGTCGGTGCATGGCGAGAAATTGGTTCCGCAGCGGGTGACTTGTGATGCTTGCGTAGAGGAGAACAAAGGGAGCAAGTGTGATCACGACACCCAGGATTTAAAGAGCGCTGTGGTAAACGAGGCAGAAGTTGAGCATCATACTGATCAGGCTAATAGTTCCTTTGCTCATTCTGTCATCAACATGATCGGAATGCTCATCG GGCTTGGGCAGCTATCCACTCCTTATGCTTTAGAAAATGGAGGATGGGTTTCTGCGTTCTTGCTAGCTGGACTTGGTGTAATATGTGCATATACATCCCACCTGCTCGGAAAATGCCTCGCTAAGAGTCCCAAGTCAAGGAGCTACACAGATATTGGTCAACATGCATTTGGCTCCAATGGAAGATTCTTAGCTGCAACCTTCATTTACTTGGAGATTTTCATGGCCCTAGTCTCCTACACCATATCACTTCATGACAATCTTATAACAGTATTTGCAGGGACACAGCTTAGGTTACCAATATGggcaaaattatataaatctcagCTACTGACCTTGACGGGGGTGCTGGTAGCGCTTCCTAGCCTGTGGCTGAGAGATCTTTCCTCCATATCTTTCCTCTCATCAGGCGGCATTCTCATGTCCATCGTCATCTTCACTTCCGTCGCATGCACTGCCATCTTTCAAGTTGTGAAAGCGAATCACAGTATACCCGCGCTCCACCTCCACAAGATTCCTGCCATATCCGGCCTTTACATCTTCAGTTATGCTGGCCACATCGTTTTCCCCGACTTGTATAAATCCATGAAAGATCCATCCAAGTTTACAATG GTATCTATAGTGAGCTTTGCATCGGTGACAGCACTTTACGCGTCACTAGCATTCATGGGGGCCAGGCTATTCGGGCCTGAAGTCAGCTCTCAAATAACCCTAAGCATGCCTCGACATCATATCATCACAAAGATTGCACTGTGGGCAACAGTGCTAACACCCATGACCAAATATGCACTCGAATTCGCACCCTTCGCCATCCAGCTAGAACACAACCTTCCTAATTCTATTAGCTCCAGGACGAAGACAGTTATAAGAGGCGCTGTGGGTTCGTTTCTGCTACTGGTAATACTAGCTCTAGCCCTTTCGGTTCCATATTTTGAGCATGTCCTCAGCCTCACTGGTTCCCTTGTGAGTGTCAGCATTTGCATAGTTTTCCCCTGTGCCTTCTACATCAAGCTTTCATGGGCTCAAATATCTAAGCCTGTTCTAACCCTAAACGTGATCCTTCTTGTTTTTGGGTTACTTCTTGGAGTCTTTGGGACCATATCCTCTTCAAAGTTGCTCATTACAAGTCTAGAAAGAGCACGCCATACCTGA
- the LOC118040887 gene encoding probable auxin efflux carrier component 8 isoform X2: MISIDDLYGVLCAVVPLYVTMFLAYASVKWWNIFTPEQCSGINREARLKILKSFKGSSSSSSFSNSERSKGSFKGAGEALGSCGGNADEVVNVIVSTPTSQEITENVNTKVAPDPQQFRSMVAAAVDGDDKEVHLFIWRCVCCTSQGFCEQSVQVLRKEESIKRGLESEKTEGVEKNTAAVSSLSSAMLLRILKTVWLKLVRNPNSYASLIGLSWALVSCRYGIMKPQIVDNSVTILSKAGLGMAMFSLGLFMALQPRIIACGNRMAVYGMLARFLAGPAVMAVASIGVGLRGTMLKLSIVQAALPQGIVPFVFAREYGLHPDVLSTAVIFGMIVSLPITILYYIFLGL; encoded by the exons ATGATTAGTATAGATGATCTGTACGGGGTTCTATGTGCTGTAGTTCCTCTATATGTCACCATGTTCTTGGCTTATGCCTCTGTGAAATGGTGGAATATATTCACTCCTGAACAATGTTCCGGCATCAACAG AGAAGCAAGACTAAAAATCTTAAAGAGCTTCAAGGggagtagcagcagcagcagtttTAGTAACAGTGAGAGGAGCAAGGGAAGTTTCAAGGGTGCTGGGGAAGCACTTGGAAGCTGTGGAGGTAATGCAGATGAAGTTGTTAATGTTATTGTTTCAACCCCTACAAGCCAAGAGATTACTGAAAATGTCAACACCAAGGTTGCACCGGATCCCCAGCAGTTTAGATCAATGGTAGCAGCTGCAGTGGATGGAGATGATAAAGAGGTCCATTTATTCATTTGGCGATGCGTATGTTGCACTTCTCAAG GTTTCTGTGAGCAGTCAGTGCAAGTTCTTCgaaaagaagaaagcataaAAAGGGGACTAGAATCTGAAAAAACGGAGGGTGTGGAGAAGAACACTGCTGCAGTATCTTCCTTATCGTCAGCTATGCTCTTGCGAATTCTGAAGACAGTGTGGCTTAAGCTGGTGAGGAATCCCAACTCCTATGCAAGCTTAATAGGACTAAGCTGGGCGTTGGTCTCTTGCAG ATATGGAATAATGAAGCCCCAAATAGTGGACAATTCGGTAACAATCTTGTCAAAGGCAGGTCTTGGAATGGCGATGTTTAGCCTTG GACTGTTCATGGCCCTGCAACCAAGAATCATAGCCTGTGGAAACAGAATGGCTGTTTACGGGATGCTTGCAAGGTTTTTAGCTGGTCCAGCAGTAATGGCAGTAGCTTCCATTGGAGTAGGCCTGAGAGGGACCATGTTGAAACTATCCATCGTGCAAGCCGCCTTGCCACAGGGAATCGTCCCTTTTGTGTTTGCTAGAGAATACGGTCTACATCCAGATGTATTAAGCACTGC GGTGATATTTGGGATGATAGTGTCTCTGCCCATCACAATACTTTACTACATTTTTCTTGGCCTCTGA
- the LOC118040887 gene encoding probable auxin efflux carrier component 1d isoform X1 — protein sequence MISIDDLYGVLCAVVPLYVTMFLAYASVKWWNIFTPEQCSGINRFVAYFAVPLLSMEFISRINPYKMDLLFMAADGVSKVLILVVLLCWANFSRRGSLEWAITLFSLSTLPNTLVMGIPLLKSMYGDDKEGLMIQVVVLQCIIWYTLLLFLFEYREARLKILKSFKGSSSSSSFSNSERSKGSFKGAGEALGSCGGNADEVVNVIVSTPTSQEITENVNTKVAPDPQQFRSMVAAAVDGDDKEVHLFIWRCVCCTSQGFCEQSVQVLRKEESIKRGLESEKTEGVEKNTAAVSSLSSAMLLRILKTVWLKLVRNPNSYASLIGLSWALVSCRYGIMKPQIVDNSVTILSKAGLGMAMFSLGLFMALQPRIIACGNRMAVYGMLARFLAGPAVMAVASIGVGLRGTMLKLSIVQAALPQGIVPFVFAREYGLHPDVLSTAVIFGMIVSLPITILYYIFLGL from the exons ATGATTAGTATAGATGATCTGTACGGGGTTCTATGTGCTGTAGTTCCTCTATATGTCACCATGTTCTTGGCTTATGCCTCTGTGAAATGGTGGAATATATTCACTCCTGAACAATGTTCCGGCATCAACAGGTTTGTTGCTTACTTTGCAGTTCCACTCCTATCCATGGAGTTTATTTCAAGGATAAATCCGTACAAAATGGACCTTCTCTTCATGGCCGCTGATGGGGTTTCCAAAGTCTTGATCTTGGTGGTCTTGCTTTGCTGGGCTAATTTCTCAAGAAGAGGAAGCCTGGAATGGGCcatcactcttttctctctaTCCACTCTCCCCAACACCCTTGTGATGGGGATCCCACTGCTAAAATCCATGTACGGGGATGATAAGGAAGGCCTTATGATCCAAGTTGTGGTGCTACAGTGCATCATCTGGTACactttattgttgtttttgtttgaatacAGAGAAGCAAGACTAAAAATCTTAAAGAGCTTCAAGGggagtagcagcagcagcagtttTAGTAACAGTGAGAGGAGCAAGGGAAGTTTCAAGGGTGCTGGGGAAGCACTTGGAAGCTGTGGAGGTAATGCAGATGAAGTTGTTAATGTTATTGTTTCAACCCCTACAAGCCAAGAGATTACTGAAAATGTCAACACCAAGGTTGCACCGGATCCCCAGCAGTTTAGATCAATGGTAGCAGCTGCAGTGGATGGAGATGATAAAGAGGTCCATTTATTCATTTGGCGATGCGTATGTTGCACTTCTCAAG GTTTCTGTGAGCAGTCAGTGCAAGTTCTTCgaaaagaagaaagcataaAAAGGGGACTAGAATCTGAAAAAACGGAGGGTGTGGAGAAGAACACTGCTGCAGTATCTTCCTTATCGTCAGCTATGCTCTTGCGAATTCTGAAGACAGTGTGGCTTAAGCTGGTGAGGAATCCCAACTCCTATGCAAGCTTAATAGGACTAAGCTGGGCGTTGGTCTCTTGCAG ATATGGAATAATGAAGCCCCAAATAGTGGACAATTCGGTAACAATCTTGTCAAAGGCAGGTCTTGGAATGGCGATGTTTAGCCTTG GACTGTTCATGGCCCTGCAACCAAGAATCATAGCCTGTGGAAACAGAATGGCTGTTTACGGGATGCTTGCAAGGTTTTTAGCTGGTCCAGCAGTAATGGCAGTAGCTTCCATTGGAGTAGGCCTGAGAGGGACCATGTTGAAACTATCCATCGTGCAAGCCGCCTTGCCACAGGGAATCGTCCCTTTTGTGTTTGCTAGAGAATACGGTCTACATCCAGATGTATTAAGCACTGC GGTGATATTTGGGATGATAGTGTCTCTGCCCATCACAATACTTTACTACATTTTTCTTGGCCTCTGA